The following are encoded in a window of Alphaproteobacteria bacterium genomic DNA:
- a CDS encoding aminodeoxychorismate/anthranilate synthase component II encodes MILVVDNYDSFTWNLVHYLREVGAEVRVERNDSLSAAEALALAPDAMLISPGPGRPDEAGISLDLVAACAEARMPLLGVCLGHQAIGRHFGGRIVRAPTIMHGKVSAIEHDGSGVFAGLPSPFDATRYHSLCVDPVPECLIVNARAEDGTAQGVRHRDLPIHGVQFHPESIASAHGHALLVNFLELARDGISAGA; translated from the coding sequence TTGATCCTCGTCGTCGACAATTACGACAGCTTCACCTGGAACCTGGTCCATTATCTGCGCGAGGTCGGCGCCGAGGTCAGGGTCGAGCGCAACGATTCGCTGAGCGCCGCAGAGGCTCTGGCGCTTGCCCCGGACGCGATGCTCATCTCTCCCGGACCCGGCAGGCCCGACGAGGCCGGAATCTCGCTCGATCTCGTCGCCGCCTGCGCGGAGGCCCGGATGCCGCTGCTCGGCGTGTGCCTCGGCCATCAGGCGATCGGGCGGCATTTCGGCGGCCGGATCGTGCGCGCGCCGACGATCATGCACGGCAAGGTCTCGGCGATCGAGCATGACGGCAGCGGGGTCTTCGCCGGCCTGCCCTCGCCGTTCGACGCGACCCGCTATCATTCGCTGTGCGTCGATCCGGTGCCCGAATGCCTGATCGTCAACGCCCGGGCCGAGGACGGAACGGCGCAGGGGGTGCGCCACCGGGACCTGCCGATCCACGGCGTTCAGTTCCATCCGGAAAGCATCGCCAGCGCGCACGGCCACGCGTTGCTCGTCAACTTTCTCGAACTGGCCAGGGACGGCATTTCGGCCGGCGCTTGA
- the lexA gene encoding transcriptional repressor LexA gives MLTRKQHELLLYIDARLGETGVSPSFEEMKEALDLKSKSGVHRLISALEERGFIRRLANRARALEVLKMPETRAAAAPKAPVQVPQAANDSVVELPLHGRIAAGTPIEALQGTDTLPVPAALLGPGEHYALEVAGDSMVDLGILDGDYALIRKTDQARDGEIVVALVNQEEATLKTLRHEGQMIRLDPANRQYDPQRYRPEQVVIQGRLAGLLRRY, from the coding sequence ATGCTGACGCGCAAGCAACACGAGCTTCTTCTCTACATCGACGCCCGGCTCGGCGAGACCGGCGTGTCGCCCTCGTTCGAGGAGATGAAGGAGGCGCTCGACCTCAAATCGAAGAGCGGAGTCCACCGGCTGATCTCGGCGCTGGAGGAGCGCGGCTTCATCCGCCGCCTCGCGAACCGGGCCCGAGCGCTCGAAGTGCTGAAGATGCCGGAGACTCGCGCCGCGGCCGCGCCCAAGGCGCCGGTCCAGGTGCCGCAGGCGGCCAACGATTCGGTCGTCGAGCTGCCGCTGCACGGGCGGATCGCGGCCGGCACGCCGATCGAGGCGCTGCAGGGCACCGACACCCTGCCCGTTCCCGCCGCCCTGCTCGGGCCGGGCGAGCATTATGCGCTCGAAGTGGCCGGCGATTCGATGGTCGATCTCGGAATCCTCGATGGCGACTATGCGCTGATCCGCAAGACCGACCAGGCCCGCGACGGCGAGATCGTCGTCGCCCTGGTCAACCAGGAGGAAGCGACGCTCAAGACTCTGCGGCACGAGGGACAGATGATCCGGCTCGATCCGGCCAACCGCCAATACGATCCGCAGCGCTACCGGCCCGAGCAGGTGGTGATCCAGGGCCGGCTGGCGGGATTATTGCGGCGCTACTGA
- a CDS encoding VOC family protein, which yields MARLNYVELPVGEIGPAKAFYERAFGWALTGFGPTYAATLSGDTDIGLQADAAEATKAPLAVIDVDDLEAALEAVTAAGGTIVRPIFAFPGGRRFQFTDPAGNELACVKGD from the coding sequence ATGGCCCGTCTCAATTATGTCGAGCTGCCGGTCGGCGAGATCGGGCCGGCCAAGGCGTTCTATGAGCGCGCGTTCGGCTGGGCGCTGACCGGTTTCGGGCCGACCTACGCGGCGACGCTGAGCGGTGACACGGACATCGGGCTTCAGGCGGACGCCGCCGAAGCGACCAAAGCGCCACTGGCGGTGATCGACGTCGACGATCTCGAGGCGGCGCTCGAGGCGGTGACGGCGGCGGGCGGGACGATCGTCCGGCCGATCTTCGCCTTTCCGGGCGGCCGCCGTTTCCAGTTCACCGATCCCGCTGGCAACGAGCTGGCCTGCGTCAAGGGGGATTAG
- the bla gene encoding subclass B3 metallo-beta-lactamase encodes MMHRLLAAALILFAVPAFGQNSFAEQRAEWNRPLAPFRVIGNVYYVGTAAIGAYLVTGPAGHVLIDGAMEESAAQIAGNIRRLGLRIEDVRYILINHAHWDHAGGLAELQRLSGARIVAGAADTPDLEAGFNHDRDDTAHFPPVRVARQVREGEALELGPVRLVAHLTPGHTRGCTSWTARVREGRRAYDVIFACSLSVAGQRLVDNPRAPDIVAEFESTFARLRAMRADIFLTFHDNQFDLMARRARLEGGDPLAFVDPAELGRRAADAEAAFRAELARQRSLPAER; translated from the coding sequence ATCATGCACCGCCTGCTCGCCGCCGCCCTCATCCTCTTCGCCGTCCCTGCCTTCGGCCAGAACAGCTTCGCCGAGCAACGCGCCGAATGGAATCGGCCGCTCGCGCCCTTTCGGGTGATCGGCAACGTCTATTATGTCGGCACCGCGGCGATCGGCGCCTATCTCGTCACCGGGCCGGCCGGGCATGTGCTGATCGACGGCGCGATGGAGGAAAGCGCGGCCCAGATCGCCGGCAACATCCGCCGCCTCGGCTTGCGCATCGAGGATGTGCGCTACATCCTGATCAACCACGCCCATTGGGATCATGCCGGCGGGCTGGCCGAGCTTCAGCGCCTGTCCGGCGCCCGGATCGTCGCCGGCGCGGCCGACACGCCGGACCTCGAGGCCGGCTTCAACCACGACCGCGACGATACGGCGCATTTCCCGCCGGTCCGCGTGGCGCGCCAGGTGCGGGAGGGCGAAGCGCTCGAGCTCGGCCCCGTTCGCTTGGTCGCGCACCTGACGCCCGGCCACACGCGGGGCTGCACGAGCTGGACCGCCCGGGTGCGTGAAGGCCGGCGGGCCTATGACGTGATCTTCGCGTGCAGCCTCAGCGTGGCAGGCCAGCGCCTGGTCGATAATCCGCGCGCGCCCGATATTGTCGCCGAGTTCGAAAGCACCTTCGCGCGGCTGCGCGCGATGCGCGCCGACATCTTCCTCACCTTCCACGACAACCAGTTCGATCTGATGGCCCGGCGTGCGCGGCTGGAGGGTGGAGACCCGCTCGCCTTCGTCGATCCCGCCGAGCTTGGGCGTCGCGCCGCCGACGCCGAAGCCGCCTTCCGCGCGGAGCTCGCCCGACAGCGCTCGCTTCCGGCGGAGCGCTAG
- a CDS encoding ComEC family competence protein, with protein MTRFFPRFSGRLEAIAEAERDQLPLWLPVGLILGIGAWFYLPDANAWTAFLLIAATGALAGLAAAPGARWGRAAMLFSLAAGLGCGLAWWKAERAAAPRLARERMMELTATVESVQSLVAQGAVRLVVHPVGEGLPVRLRITVRQEKAVPGLEPGATIRLRAWLMPPAPMAVPGAYDFARAAWFQQIGGTGRALDLTLVSPASGQGFAARIASWRQRLSAHIRARLGGGEGGIAAALATGDQYGIPDADAEAMRRSGLAHLLSVSGLHLTAVVGAVMLLTLRLLALSPALALRYRLVLAAAAAGALAGIAYTLLTGAEVPTVRSCIAALLVLAGIALGREALTLRLVAVGALVVLLLWPESLPGASFQMSFAAIVAIVALHEHPRMRALFARRDEGWPAKAGRGLLALVLTGLAVEIALAPIALFHFHKAGLYGALANVVAIPLTTFVIMPLEAVALLFDLVGLGAPFWWLAGQALSLLLWLAHSAAAAPGAVAMLPAMPPAAFALIAAGGLWICLWRTKLRRWGLAFVAIGSLWALATPAPDLVVTGDGRHLALRASDGSLALLRPRAGDYVRDTLAEANGAEAEFLELESLPLASCSPDLCVAEVERDGRRWRILATRTPNRVRWEEMIRACAEADVVVSDRPLPRACAPRWLRADLFFLRRTGGLSITFGERPIVASVAERVGRHPWAAGR; from the coding sequence ATGACTCGGTTTTTCCCCCGCTTCAGCGGTCGCCTGGAAGCGATCGCCGAGGCCGAGCGGGATCAACTTCCGCTCTGGCTTCCGGTCGGCCTCATCCTCGGTATCGGCGCCTGGTTCTACCTGCCCGATGCGAACGCGTGGACCGCCTTCCTGCTGATCGCCGCCACCGGGGCGCTTGCCGGCCTCGCCGCGGCGCCCGGCGCGCGCTGGGGCAGGGCGGCGATGCTCTTCAGCCTGGCTGCGGGGCTTGGCTGCGGCCTCGCCTGGTGGAAGGCCGAGCGCGCGGCCGCGCCGCGCCTGGCGCGCGAGCGGATGATGGAGCTGACGGCCACGGTCGAGAGCGTCCAGAGCCTCGTCGCCCAGGGCGCGGTGCGCCTCGTCGTCCATCCCGTCGGCGAAGGCTTGCCGGTGCGGCTTCGCATCACCGTCCGGCAGGAGAAGGCCGTCCCCGGCCTCGAGCCCGGAGCGACGATAAGATTGCGCGCCTGGCTGATGCCGCCGGCGCCGATGGCCGTGCCCGGCGCTTACGATTTCGCGCGCGCCGCCTGGTTCCAGCAGATCGGCGGCACCGGGCGCGCACTCGATTTGACGCTCGTGAGCCCCGCATCGGGCCAGGGGTTCGCCGCCCGGATCGCGAGCTGGCGGCAGCGGCTTTCCGCGCACATCCGCGCCCGGCTCGGCGGCGGGGAGGGCGGAATCGCCGCGGCGCTCGCCACCGGCGACCAATATGGCATTCCCGACGCTGACGCCGAGGCGATGCGGCGCTCGGGCCTCGCCCACTTGCTCTCGGTGAGCGGGCTCCACCTGACCGCGGTGGTCGGCGCGGTGATGCTTCTGACGCTCAGGCTGCTGGCGCTCAGCCCGGCGCTTGCGCTGCGCTACCGCCTGGTCCTCGCCGCCGCCGCCGCGGGCGCGCTGGCCGGAATCGCCTACACCTTGCTCACCGGCGCCGAGGTGCCGACCGTTCGCTCGTGCATCGCCGCCTTGCTGGTCCTCGCCGGAATCGCCCTCGGCCGCGAGGCGCTGACCCTGCGTCTCGTCGCGGTCGGCGCTCTGGTCGTGCTCTTGCTCTGGCCCGAATCGCTGCCCGGCGCGAGCTTTCAGATGAGCTTTGCGGCGATCGTCGCCATCGTCGCGCTTCACGAGCACCCGCGCATGCGCGCCCTGTTCGCCCGGCGCGACGAAGGCTGGCCGGCCAAGGCGGGAAGGGGCCTGCTGGCGCTGGTCCTGACCGGCCTTGCCGTCGAAATCGCGCTGGCGCCGATCGCCCTGTTCCATTTCCACAAGGCGGGGCTCTATGGCGCGCTGGCCAACGTCGTCGCCATCCCGCTCACCACTTTCGTCATCATGCCGCTGGAGGCGGTCGCGCTGCTCTTCGATCTCGTGGGCCTGGGCGCGCCCTTCTGGTGGCTGGCCGGCCAGGCGCTTTCGCTGCTGCTCTGGCTGGCGCACAGCGCCGCCGCTGCCCCCGGCGCGGTGGCCATGCTCCCCGCCATGCCGCCCGCGGCATTCGCGCTGATCGCGGCCGGCGGCCTGTGGATCTGCCTGTGGCGGACGAAGCTGCGCCGGTGGGGCCTCGCCTTTGTCGCTATCGGCTCGCTCTGGGCGCTCGCCACGCCGGCGCCCGATCTCGTCGTCACCGGCGACGGCCGCCATCTCGCCTTGCGTGCGTCGGACGGAAGCCTCGCTTTGCTCAGGCCGCGCGCTGGCGACTATGTCCGCGACACCCTGGCCGAGGCGAACGGCGCCGAGGCCGAGTTTCTCGAGCTCGAATCCCTCCCGTTGGCCTCGTGCAGCCCGGACCTGTGCGTCGCCGAGGTCGAGCGCGACGGCCGCCGCTGGCGAATCCTCGCCACGCGGACGCCCAACCGCGTGCGCTGGGAGGAGATGATCCGCGCCTGCGCCGAGGCCGACGTCGTCGTCTCGGATCGGCCCTTGCCGCGCGCCTGCGCCCCGCGCTGGCTTCGCGCCGACCTCTTCTTCCTTCGGCGAACGGGCGGGCTCTCCATTACCTTCGGCGAGCGGCCGATCGTGGCCAGCGTGGCCGAGCGGGTGGGCCGCCATCCCTGGGCCGCCGGAAGGTAG
- a CDS encoding glutamate--tRNA ligase, whose protein sequence is MEKSRVSASPEPSKVVTRFAPSPTGFLHIGGARTALFNWLYARRHGGRFLLRIEDTDKARSTQAAIDAILEGMKWLGLDWDGEAYFQSQFAERHAEVAHALLANGHAYKCWMSQEELAAQRETAQAERRPFRIRSGWRDCGEEGEGPFVVRLKAPQEGETAIDDRVQGTVTVQNAELDDFVLLRSDGSPTYMLAVVVDDHDMGVTHVIRGDDHLNNAFRQLAIIKAMGWPEPVYGHVPLIHGQDGAKLSKRHGALGVEAYRDELGILPEALSNYLLRLGWGHGDEEIISREDATRWFDLANVGRSPSRFDIRKLESLNGHYLREADSARIAALVAPKIPGAEVDLLARAMPFLTPRAKDINELAEGAAFLFKRRPLDMDEKAEALLEGRATDLLALVHAALSAVAEWSAEATEQAVREVAEAEGVKLGMVAQPLRAALTGRATSPGIFDVLALLGREESLARVADAMTKKDD, encoded by the coding sequence TTGGAGAAATCGCGCGTGAGCGCAAGCCCAGAGCCTTCCAAGGTCGTCACGCGCTTCGCGCCCTCGCCCACCGGCTTCCTTCACATCGGCGGCGCCCGCACGGCCCTGTTCAACTGGCTCTACGCGCGTCGGCACGGCGGCAGGTTCCTGCTTCGGATCGAGGACACCGACAAGGCGCGGTCGACCCAGGCGGCGATCGACGCGATCCTCGAGGGGATGAAGTGGCTCGGCCTCGACTGGGACGGCGAGGCATATTTCCAGTCGCAATTCGCCGAGCGGCACGCCGAGGTCGCGCACGCACTGCTGGCGAACGGCCATGCCTACAAATGCTGGATGAGCCAGGAGGAGCTGGCAGCGCAGCGCGAGACCGCGCAGGCCGAACGGCGCCCCTTCCGGATCCGCAGCGGCTGGCGCGATTGCGGCGAGGAAGGCGAAGGCCCCTTCGTCGTTCGCCTCAAGGCCCCGCAGGAGGGCGAGACGGCGATCGACGACCGCGTGCAGGGCACGGTCACGGTCCAGAATGCCGAGCTCGACGATTTCGTGCTGCTTCGCTCGGACGGCTCGCCGACCTACATGCTGGCGGTGGTGGTCGACGATCACGACATGGGCGTGACCCACGTCATCCGCGGCGACGACCACCTCAACAACGCCTTCCGCCAGCTTGCGATCATCAAGGCGATGGGCTGGCCGGAGCCGGTCTATGGCCATGTGCCCCTGATCCACGGCCAGGACGGGGCGAAGCTTTCCAAGCGGCACGGTGCGCTCGGAGTCGAGGCCTATCGCGACGAGCTCGGAATCCTTCCCGAGGCCCTGTCCAACTATCTGCTTCGGCTCGGCTGGGGGCACGGCGACGAGGAGATCATAAGCCGCGAGGATGCGACGCGCTGGTTCGATCTCGCCAATGTCGGCCGATCCCCGTCGCGCTTCGACATCAGGAAGCTGGAGAGCCTCAACGGCCATTATCTGCGCGAGGCGGATTCCGCGCGGATCGCCGCCTTGGTCGCGCCGAAGATCCCGGGCGCCGAGGTGGACCTGCTCGCGCGGGCGATGCCGTTCCTCACCCCCAGGGCCAAGGATATCAATGAATTGGCCGAGGGCGCGGCCTTCCTGTTCAAGCGGCGCCCGCTGGACATGGACGAGAAGGCGGAGGCGCTGCTAGAAGGCCGCGCGACCGACCTGCTCGCCCTCGTTCACGCAGCCCTTTCGGCCGTTGCCGAGTGGAGCGCCGAGGCGACAGAGCAGGCGGTGCGAGAGGTGGCTGAGGCCGAAGGCGTGAAGCTTGGAATGGTCGCGCAGCCGCTTCGGGCGGCGCTCACCGGACGGGCGACATCGCCGGGAATATTCGACGTGCTGGCGCTGCTCGGCCGCGAGGAAAGCCTCGCGCGGGTGGCCGATGCGATGACCAAGAAGGACGATTGA
- a CDS encoding citrate synthase, whose protein sequence is MADTASLTIGDQSFDYPTLKGSVGPEVIDIRKLYGETGAFTYDPGFTSTASCQSDITYIDGDAGILLHRGYPIDQLAEQSTFMEVAYLLLNGELPKKEELDRFSYTISRHTMLHEQLATFYRGFRRDAHPMAIMCGVVGALSAFYHDSTDITDPTQRMIASHRLIAKMPTIAAMAYKYSIGQPFLYPDNSLSYTGNFLRMTFGVPAEPYEVNPVIENAMRRIFILHADHEQNASTSTVRLAGSSGANPFACIAAGIACLWGPAHGGANEAALNMLREIGSVKRIPEYIARAKDKDDPFRLMGFGHRVYKNFDPRAKVMKATADEVLKELNISDPVLDVAKELEQIALSDDYFVEKKLYPNVDFYSGVILNAIGFPTDMFTALFALARTVGWVAQWNEMISDPDQKIGRPRQLYTGSPQRDYVPVGQR, encoded by the coding sequence ATGGCGGACACGGCCAGCCTCACCATCGGAGACCAGAGCTTCGATTATCCGACGCTGAAAGGGAGCGTCGGCCCCGAGGTGATCGATATCCGCAAGCTCTACGGCGAGACCGGGGCCTTTACTTACGATCCCGGCTTCACCTCGACAGCGTCGTGCCAGAGCGACATCACCTATATCGACGGCGACGCGGGCATCCTCCTCCACCGCGGCTACCCGATCGACCAGCTGGCCGAGCAATCGACCTTCATGGAGGTTGCCTATTTGCTTCTGAACGGCGAACTGCCGAAGAAGGAGGAGCTCGACAGATTCTCCTACACGATCTCGCGCCACACGATGCTTCACGAGCAGCTGGCGACCTTCTACCGCGGCTTCCGGCGCGACGCGCACCCGATGGCGATCATGTGCGGCGTGGTCGGGGCGCTCAGCGCCTTCTACCACGATTCGACCGACATCACCGATCCCACGCAGCGGATGATCGCCTCCCACCGGCTGATCGCCAAGATGCCGACGATCGCGGCGATGGCCTACAAATATTCGATCGGCCAGCCCTTCCTCTATCCCGACAACAGCCTCAGCTACACCGGCAACTTCCTGCGCATGACCTTCGGAGTCCCGGCCGAGCCCTACGAGGTCAATCCGGTGATCGAGAATGCGATGCGGCGGATCTTCATCCTCCACGCCGATCACGAGCAGAACGCCTCGACCTCGACCGTGCGCCTCGCCGGCTCCTCGGGCGCCAACCCGTTCGCCTGCATCGCTGCGGGGATCGCCTGCCTGTGGGGCCCGGCGCATGGCGGCGCCAACGAGGCGGCGCTCAACATGCTTCGCGAGATCGGCAGCGTGAAGCGAATCCCGGAATATATCGCCCGCGCCAAGGACAAGGACGATCCGTTCCGGCTGATGGGCTTCGGCCACCGGGTCTACAAGAATTTCGACCCGCGCGCGAAGGTGATGAAGGCCACCGCCGACGAGGTGCTGAAGGAGCTCAACATCTCCGATCCGGTGCTCGACGTCGCCAAGGAGCTCGAGCAAATCGCTCTCAGCGACGATTATTTCGTCGAGAAGAAGCTCTATCCGAACGTCGATTTCTACTCGGGCGTGATCCTCAACGCGATCGGCTTCCCGACCGACATGTTCACCGCCCTCTTCGCGCTCGCCCGCACCGTCGGCTGGGTCGCGCAATGGAACGAGATGATCTCCGATCCCGACCAGAAGATCGGCCGCCCGCGCCAGCTCTACACCGGCTCGCCCCAGCGCGATTACGTGCCGGTGGGGCAGCGGTAA